A segment of the Trifolium pratense cultivar HEN17-A07 linkage group LG7, ARS_RC_1.1, whole genome shotgun sequence genome:
gtccattcggcgattctggccttggagagcttcggtggtttgTTTCAGGGCAGCAATGAGTGTtgctagttcagcattggtaactgaagcagcggacaagtcggtctctgctgatttgccctgctcggactgagggcgcttccctgcctgcttctcagtcaagacgaccaagtcgccatcctcagaagtccaggaagtttcctgcccgtctctagggtctgactcggggagggcctggaggtcagtgatgagagcaggagacagacggggagaagatggaggagcagcgtcctcaacgtcattgttgaaatgagatgaactggccatgatgaaaaagtgattgattggttttgttctttggttttcttgctcgaaacaaagaaggggagaactcagttccccacagtcggcgccactgatcttaactgttgatcagaacaggtagaaggccagctggaagtccgttgagcaggtggtaggcagcaatccgagcagatgatccacggagggggggggttgtacctgcaggtgctccgatgccaaagtcagacaaggaatagagagcaaaagagatactagagagaagttagagagagagagtaattgtgataatgaatagtgttctaccttgctctcccatgagggagagtatttatagcccccagctctgggccaaaggtcctcttagtgggctggattagccaaggcccattaagagggactgccaagatattacccttagatagtgggtagagtagtaattttaccctatcttggttgaGAGGTTGTgtcatgctgacatggaggtgattgggcaagtcatgtggactttgtgagggtctaggtggactagcattagtctagtccagaacaataCTCATAGAAActcatattgaatgaatatagattgataaaagaatgagtaaaatgtaCAATAGAGTAGtttatttataggactatttggagtaactaactcctaactaactttctaatcTCCTAACCAACTTGGTAacctatcaactaactctaATTGATTAACTAACTAGCTATATTCTTAACaaaaacatcttaattatttgTTCAACTTGTTGTCCTTATCTATACAATAACACTATATAACTTGATCATGCATTCAATTGGGCTAAATTGGtgcagttaaaaaaaaaaaaaaagaggctaAATTGGACAGGAATCCGCGGTAACCGCTCTCTTCTGACCTCCAGGCATTCTTTTATAGCcctaaaatttcattttgtccttcaaaattttacaaaaattgtaacaaaaaatttcggtttttacgaaccgaaaaaattggaacacaaaatatttcggtttatattaacCGAAGTTAGGAAAATTTAGCGCATCatctttgttcatcatcctctGTCAATTTTTCCCAAAACTACAACCGTTGTTCGTCGTCGTTGTTCTACCGTCGTTCGCCATCATCCTCTGTTAATATCGTGCATCATCCTATGTTCATCATCCTCTGTTAATTTTTTCCCATCCTTTGCTTTCGTTCGTCGTCGTTCGCCGCCGTTGTTCCTTTTCTTTCCTTAATCGAGGGTGTGTTTGTTTGGCTGCAGCCTAGCGTATCTGCTTGGTGGGGTGTTGGTTTTGTCTCTTTGTTTTGGGTGTCTGGTTCCCTGTTTTCATAGGAGTTTTTGGAGGCTTGTCTTTTGTTTTTGCTCCTGTTTTTTTGCTGCTCCTGTTTTATCTTGCTTCCTAATTTGGCATGTGTTATGCCATGTTTTGAGCACTGAATTTGGTTTGTTTGAATCCATAGCTTTGCAGAGACGAGAAAACAAATTCGGTTTCTATTAACCGAATCTCTTaaacaatgaaaaaaatcaGTTCTTACAAACTGAAGTACTCCCAAGGGCAAAAACATCAGattggggtataaaagaaaggcgGGATCGGTTGAGaaaacgtcaatcaaagtaTGTGGATgccaatatatattttttaattaatttagtgattagaattttaccttttaaaaaaaataagtaggaGTATCAGGGTTTGAACTTCAATCGTCCATATCACGTCGAATGtcttaccaactgagctataTTTACGTGGAcataaaaaagttttaagtattcataaaaaaaaaatctaaatataatttttttgtctccACAAATATCTAATTTTCAGTTTTAGTttcttaaatattatttttagttgAAATATACAAAAATTACTTTTGATACTATTTTTTGCTCTTGCCTTTTCATGAGATATAATAACTCATGCAAAATCCATTTGGGTCGGTTTAGTGGTGTTGATTCGGATTCTTGGAGTATGCTATTTTCAAAggttttatgtttgattttctctggtgccaatttttGTGGACTAGTCCATATAGGGTAAAAAAAcctggctttaaatgggcccccACAAATTGACAGTGAAATTAGTCCTTTCGAATTAATCGATCCTAGAATCGGatatcgaattttttttttaaaaacttaaataaCTCATCCCGATTTTCCTTGCAACAGTTAACATATCTCACGGAGCAATCTGAGTGAGGTGTCTCAAAAAGTCTACCATAGTCCGACAGATAAAAATGTAGATCAACACATGCGGACTCATACTTATCTGTGATTATAATATGACTACGGAATCAATTTAGTACTAATGATTTGTCTAGGAGCTACTCAAGCTTCATTTTATTAGGAAATGAAAtagataaaagaaaagaaaaagatttggctataaaaataaataaaatgaaaacataaaataaaaaagttgaaaagttaaaatgcataAATTCTAAagcataatttatatttttaattccttaacatgtgtcatatgtgcacatgttaacattttcgttatttaaatttcaaaatcctcttctttttatatttcaagGTCAAGAAGCAAAAATCGTGGCGCCGACAAACAAATGTGGCTACTTTAAGTCAGGGACGGACCTGGAAGGGGGCAAGCAGTGACTAAGCCCCCCCCCTCATCTACATACAGATACATAATATATCATATACTATTATAATTTGTaaatatatctattatttatcatttacattatataaataagaatttaattgatatgtatttacggtgtaaaaatatttatattgtcgaacaattataagtgttgaattattaaaaatatagccttttaataaacaaaaaattagttgTTTCGAGTAGTAAGAGTTTTGAGTCTCTTAAGTAAGTGgtaaaaattttcatatttggCTCTTATGTATGGAAGAACTTATTTTTTGTGCCCCACATATTTCCTGGAGGCGATTAGTCATCAGTCACCATTAAACAAGAACTTCGTAAATATAATACAAtaacgttaaaaaaaaattacatggacaggtataatagaaaaatctacattcatttttattattattttactattttttggcCCCCGTATGATAAGCTTCTGGATCCGTGACTGCTTTAAGTTTGATGCTTTTACTCATAGTTCTTGCTTTCGGatgtttttttgtctttattttcTCGTACTTATAGTTCCCGCTTTCGGAATCTATGATTTTTGTCTTTAGTTAATTTCTCGTACTCAAAGTTCTCTCTCTTTCGGAGTCTATGGTTTTACAGCCTCGCAGTTTCGTGCTCATGATTTTGTTTTCCTGCATTTGTAAAGcgtaatatatattataatttcaaGATTTGTTTGAATAATTTCATGGTTGCACGTGCTGTGTGTGTTGAGGTTTAGGTTGTGGAAAATTTCCTTGTACATTATATCACATGAACTTCCCTTAATACCCTTGCAATGTCGTGACCTGCTAATATAAAATTGGTTTATGGTATACGGTGGATGATAAGGACTTATAAGAGATTATAAATCCATAGACAGCGCCACTGTTTCGAACCGGCAGAACGATACAACTCCTTTTGTGAGGTTGAGGTAGCTTTGTGGATCCAAACAgccgtttggattaacttattttttagcttatgaaaaatatgttatgcaaataaataagcttttatgttaattcataagttctcactaataaaaattgtatcttcataagctattatttcataaaatactttaacaaacttataaataatacataaaaacttgcataagataaaaaataaaccaatcAAATAGATCCTAAATATATAGAACTTATGATGTATTAACATCTTGTGTTAAAAACTCTAGATAACTTGTTTATTCAAACTGGCCCTTATAGTAAGACATTGATCTGTCAAGCAGCGGTATATACTCTGGCCGGtccattattttttactaaattaatatttacaaatatgTAAGGTTACGTACTCATACAAAGACTCTTTtatcttggtttgtttttctttgtctttttaGTTTGACGTTAACTTAAATATCATAGTCTGATATTGGCCTTTCTCACTCTATTAAAGTAAAGGACTACGCCAACTTTAACGTTGCATAAGAAAAATATCAGAGATGAGTAATTTTGCAGAGAGAAAACCGCATGCAGTGTTAACTCCATATCCACTTCAAGGCCATATTAATCCAATGTTAAAACTAGCAAAACTACTTCACTTTAGAGGCTTTCACATAACATTTGTAAATACCGAATACAATCATAAACTTTTGCTCAAGTCAATGGGCCCAAAAGCCTTTGATGGTTTCACTGACTTCATCTTTGAGACTATCCCGGATGGTTTAACTCCAATGGATGGTGATGGTGATCTTAGTCGAGACTTCCAATCTCTTCGTGAATCAATCAGAAAGAACGTCATCTACCCTTTTCGTGAACTTCTAACAAGACTTCATGACTCTGCCAAATCTGGTCTTATACCTCCGGTTACTTGCTTAGTTTCTGATAGTTTCATGTCAGTTACAATACAAGTTGCTGAAGAATTTGCACTCCCGATCGTTCTCCTTGTCCCATCTAGTGCTTGTACTTTCTTGTCTGCTTTACACTTTCGTACACTTATTGAGAAAGGTATCATACCTCTTAAAGGTAACAATATATGCTCCTACTTTTTATCCTTAAGAGTAATTTGTGTATATATCAAGGTTGTGATGTCTCTCTCTGATTGCATGACTGTGAATATTATTGTATCAGATGTTTTTAGTTgaaataaacatatataattaatttttgcaATTATGATATGCAGATGAGTTATCTAACAAATGGATATTTGGAcactaagtgtatgtttggtttcaattttggagcagccagaattgattctggacatgTTGAAtggattctgacttgtttggttcctcaaaagtagaattaattttgcctccagaatggattctacttgaagctagaaattgtagcttctcattctagaattgatttttacacttaaattctttgttcaactcacttttgtatgaatatatccaaacataaatcaattctatcaaactcaattctatcaaaatcaattctatcaaactcaattctgtcaaaatcaattctgtccaccgcagaaccaaacacatactaaatTGATTGGATTCCAGGTTTGCAAAATTTTAGACTGAAGGACCTTCTTGCTTTTATAAGGACAACAAATCCTAATGATTTGATGATAGAATTTATCATTGAAGTAGTAGATAGATTCAACAGGGCCTCAGCTATTGTTTTTAATACTTCTAATGATCTTGAGAGTGATGTTATGAATGCTCTCATTTCAATGTTCCCTTCTGTATACACCATTGGcccttttacttcttttttaaATCAATCTCCACATAATCATTTGACATCATTAGATTCCAATCTTTGGAAAGAAGACAATGAATGGCTTGAATCGAAAGAACCTGGATCTACCGTTTATGTAAATTTTGGCAGCACCACGGTAATGTCTCTAGAAAAATTGTTAGAATTTGCTTGGGGTTTGGCCAACAGCAAGAAACCTTTTTTGTGGATCATTAGGCCCGATCTTGTTATTGGTGGCTCGGTGGTTTTTTCATCTGAGTTTGTGAATGAAATTTCAAATAGAGGCCTAATTGTGGGCTGGTGTTCACAAGAGAAAGTGTTGAACCACCCTTCAATTGGCGGATTCTTAACTCATTGTGGATGGAACTCAACCATTGAAAGCATATGTGCTGGAGTGCCAATGTTGTGTTGGCCATTTTTTGCCGATCAACCAACAAACTGCAGATACATTTGCAACAAATGGGAGATTGGGATTGAAATTGATACCAATGTGAAGAGAGAGGAGGTGGAGAAGCTGGTAAATGAATTGATGGTGGAAGAGAAAGGAAAGATGAGGCAAAAGATAGATAAGTTGAAGAAGAAGGCAGAGGAGGACACGAGACCTGGAGGTGGTTCATACATGAACTTGGACAAAGTGATTAAGGAGGTATTgctaaaacaaaatcaaacttaaGTGACGCTTTTTCTGCAAATCAGTACTGTACAAATACAGTAGTACACTACTATAAATTTCGTTAGTAGTAGTACCTATGGAATTTTCTGTGGATTTTTGTCACTAGGTAATAGATAATATTCTCCTTAAGATTTCAAAATCCTCAAGTGATTTTCCTGCAAATTTGTTCAGGTTCTGTGTATGAACCACCTCCAGGTCTCGTGTCCTCCTCTGCCTTCTTCAAGGTTAAATCAAATCGAAGGAGGTATGTGTTAAGGTCTTTAATGTATGTATATATTAAATCAAATCGAAGGAAGCCTTCAACTATTTCACGCTAATATCAAGGTAGGATGTGGCTTAAACCCTTGACCGTGTTTAGCTGCAACTTCAAACATAATCTAATACTCTTCATTCTTTGCCACATTTGTAAAAAAACAATGTAACTATGTAAGTAGTTTCCTTAGATGCCATCCTCCCTCAAAGtctaattaaatatattgttgTTGAACAAAACAATATCCaacatttctttttcaatatcCTCGGGAACTAGTCTACAAACCTTTATTGGTTGGTTCCCACCAAATAATGTTTCAAATGATAAACTAAAAAACAATGTCTCCATGTTGGATCAATCCACGTCCTTAGGGCATTTATTTAAACTGTAGCAGCATGTGCTGCTCTGGCTCCACACTCCCTTTTGTTGTTTTAACAGGATCATACCCACTTGAAGCCATTGCACAACAGTTCAAACTTGTaccagaaacaaaaaaaaacaaaaaaacaaaaaagggggGGGGGCTGGATGGAAAAACCCAAAAACAGAGGAAGACAGGGGAAGGCACAAGAATGTAAACAGGGGAACAGATGGGAAGGAGGAGTGTGTCACACGCAGCGGCACATGGACGAGATGGTGGCGCAAGCAACATGAGCATTGTAGTTAGTGCTATAAGGAGGAGGGTGAAGTCATCAGTGTGTGTGCACGCGTGTGTGTTCTCTAATTTTAAGGTGTGCCATCCTTAGAGAAATTCTGTTCTATGGCTAAGCTACACATACACGTACTAATCCCCCTTAACTCCCTCCCCACTATTCATTTCATGTGTTAAGTGTTTCCCATTGAATAAGATAAGGTTTAAATGTGTTTTTTGCATATTAAGGGAAACCATCAAATACATATGTGAGCGCGAAGAGAGCTAGAGAACGAAATCGGTTCTGATTAAGTTCGTCAAATTGATCTTTGACTGAACTCCATTCAAGAACCTAATAATGGTAGGTTCCATATTTATTAAATTGGTAAAATGGTTCAAATTTATAAGGTTTAGTTCAATTTGGTTCAATAGTGAGGTTCAATCcacttgtcttttttttttttgggtactgCAGAGCTAATGGAAAAACACTCATACACTAAGTGCTGAGAAGTGGTGAATTTGTGGGTTCAAACCCATGCCTCAGCATATCGAATATCTCTGAACTCTTTTACCATCTCAGTTGTACTTACGGGACTGTTAGAtccaataattttatttgacaaaTTATACTGTTTAAGcttaaagaaaattttatttcacAATTGCAAGACACTATATTTTATGGAAATAAAACATGAGGGACTTGTATCCTCTCCATCCAAACTCTCTTCCATCTTcattctctctatctctctctctctctctctctcctgaGGGTAGAGCATATCCAATTACGTTTTGGAGATGTAGTAGACAAGATGAAAAATAGTACAATCCTTAGAGTGggaggaaacaaaaaaaatataaaccaaactttttttttaaacagccAAAGTTAGTAGTTAGTGATTAGTATTTGTCAGTTTTTGCTTAGGGTGGAAATCGAACCCCTAACCGTCAGCCACCGAGCCATCCTTATAACTCCCTATAAACCAAACTATTAAGGGACTATAAAGGTAAATAATGAATCTTTAGACTAATATGGGAGAACTTTAGGGCATCTGTTGATCCATGTAACCAAAGACCCCTCCTGTAGAAAGACTTGATCTTGATTGTTGTCGATGAGCAATACAGTAATTAACAACTTATATGGTAAAGGCTACAGCGTTATTTGATATGTTGGGATGTGCGTTCGAACCCACAGTTCTCCAATTCTTTGTACTTGGTGTGTGTGACTTTTACCGCTAAGCTCTTtgaaacaaacactaaaaatataaaagcaTTGGGCGGTGCAATCTATGAGTGCTAGAAATGACACTGATTAACTGATGCATCAGATACATGATTCAAAGTCGTCTATGTTTTACTTACCTCGCAGTTGAACTCCAAATTAGTAAGACCCTTTTTTCTTATGAACCGGCGGGTTAAGACCATAAAAAGTCGTCTATGATTTAAATACATTCAGAGTCGTTGGTTTATCATACTGATTTATATGTGACTCGCATGATTCAAATTCATTTAATTATGATTTATCATATGTTATATCTAATGAAACGTTtgccttatttttttattaaattaatatgaaCCTTTGGTTTATAGACCAATATTGAATGCGAGGAAAAACACAAGTACTTTCTTACCAAAGCTAATTCTAGTAGGGTATAACTTCTCTTCAAGAAATCTATTTTTCACAATGAAATGGCGTTATTTAAATCTTGATTCATAATATTATTGTAATAATTTACAACACAACCTGCATCTGGAAAATCAGGCTGGTGCCATGCAGCATACATATTACAAAGAATGAAATGTTTGTACCTGCTCAGGGAGCACCGCAAGACCAAGAGATCAAGTCAACTTTACTTTGGCAACACAAGGCGGTCTTGGCCTTCAATAAGCGTTGCGGAACGAATGATATCACCAGTTTTTATCTGGGGGAGAATATCTCTCCCAATGGTGGTATAGCtgtatagaaaaaataaacagcAAAACCAAAACGAGTTATACTACAAAGTCAATCATTTAGCAGATTAAATGAATACTGACAGTATCACCGGCTTACCCAAAAACTGAAAATTGCCCTTCATCAAATGATATCCCTCCCAAGCCAGCCTACAAcagaaaaaaagaataaaaagattACTAAGCTTAAACAAAttcaaaaggaaaaataaaggACCCATTccagtttttataaaaatgaagcATTCACTCGTTAAAATTCTGCTTCCACCTTTCACTCATATTTTGTATAACAAACATTTAAGAAAGTAAATATAAGGAATCTAGCAGGGAAAAGGTGGACTACATTTCGTTTATCATAAAGATAGAAGAAAAACTGATAAGGTGATGAATACTCCTCAGAGTCTTCGTTATGAGCCATAGCAACTGCTCCATAAACAGATAGAGGCAGAACTGGCAGTTCTCCATCCTTCCAAAAGACACATACATAAGAAAACAAATAAGAATGGGATGATAAATGTCTGTCAAGTGTGCTGCAAAATAtgtgataaaataaaacaaaaacataccTGTACACTCAATGTTGTTCTATACAGGGGCTCAAATTGTCCTGCGGGCATTATTTCTAAAGGAACACTGTAACCACTGCTTTTGTCTACTCCATTTTCCGAGAGAATAGCTTGATTGGCACAGCTGAGCTTTATACCATTATATGCTCCATCCATCACCTAAAGGATATGTGACTGAGTGCTTTTACCGTAGATCATCGTAAAATCAAATTATCTATGCTTAAAAACATATACCATACAGCTTCATATGCACATTCGAAACTAGATATTCTTTGACAGAAAAAACAGAATATTCCAATTCACAACACATTGTCATTCCCATCCTTCCATAGCTAAAAATAATACTTCCTTATTCTTCTCATCCGTTATAGTAGTTTCACATTAAACCCTTCTATTAGAGATATTAGTAGTTGGTAATTAGGAAACAGTTAGTTAGTAGTTGGTTCTCTAAATATCTGAGATATCCACTTGAAGTAAGATACTTTTCATCATTTTGTATCACACTTGAGGTGCTAGCTCAGTGGTAAGAGCTTAGCCTTGTAACCTCAAGGTGCCGATTTTGAATCCTGTCAGGAACAGCTGTAAAGTGCCActtgaattaataaaaaatttcccctttctctctaaaaaaaatcattttgtacCATTTTACATTGACCAATAATACAGTATAATTTTCCATTCTCTCTAAGCCAATCATAGATGCCATGTTTCCTAACACACCTTCCTCAAAGCTGTCTGATTCCATAGTTCAAATGTTcgttttaaaatttgaatcttCCTCAGAATGGTCTGTTTATTCCAATTAATATATCCTTTAAATTCTCAACTTCGACTCTTCCTCGTACCACTTCGACTCCTCCTCATTTCAACTTAATAATCAAGGTATTCCAATTAATATATTATCTTTACATAGAATTGTTGATCACGCTACATAAACTAGATCCTTAAGAACATGGAAGTGATTCTTTCTTCTCTATTTATCTACAAACCCAAAATCCAAATGAATTATTTTCtgaagggaaaaagaaaaaaagaaaatgactGCACTATTCTCAATAATACATGAAAAGTTCAAGATAAATAGGAATTCGTGACTGACACATTAGCTATTTATAATAAAACATTCAAGTAAAAAATGAACATCACTCTGAAAACTGGGAAATCTGACAGAAGATGGATAAACCATGAGAAGTGGTGAAACTGAAGAGTGGTATATGCAGGATGTTGTATGGAATAACTATATTCAAAATTCACAAGGATAAAGCACTGTTTCACTACCTTACCAGTTTTGCAAAATTCCCCGCAGTTAATGGAGCTGAATATCCATCTAAAACAACCTGACAAGTAATTAATTAACTGTCAGTTAGTTTCAATATACCATCTACCAACAGTAATTTATCAATGCACCATTCACCAAACTACATATTCTCAGTTATGTTATAATCCTTAAAATGGACCTTTTCTTACTGTTCATGGATCGTTTAGAGACTAGGCCGATGAAATCAACAACCAGTAATCATAGAGAACAAGTTAAGGAGTGAATTTCACCTGAATGGTGGCagtttttttctcttctccACGAACTGGAGAAAATGTTGAACCGTCTCCTTTCTCAATGACAAACTCAACAGTTCCTCTTCCTGAAagcctacaaaaaaaattaggaagaTGTTGATTTTCACCCCATGCTCTGATTAATAATTTTCCCAAATAATTGCAGTACGAATGATTAAtcatttaatcatattttatgCTAGTCTAATGTAAAATGGTGGTTGTATGCTCAAGATCTAAAGGGCCAATGGGTGGGGATGCAAAATACATCACAAAATCCATTAGAGGTATGTATAAACTACGTCAAGTTAGTAAGTGACATGGCTTTTTTTTATAGGAGTCACTGACCATGGATATTGCATGTATTGCCCTGGTAAAAGAAAAGATAGTCCTGGTGCCTGTTGCAGCGATATCAAGATCAGATTCAGGACATGGCCAAAACCTAGTTATTACATAAACGCAATCATTTTAATGTAAAACTGAAATTAATTACTCTTGATTTCAAGATAACATCACATTATCTGGTTTGCATCACCTGTAATGTCTCTAGGTCTGCCACAATATCCAGTGTAGATTGAAGGTTCACAGATACTTTATCCGCATCCTGTTCCTTTATAGATTGAAGTAGAACTTGCAAACCCCCCTGCAAAGTACTGATATCATTCTGGTAGCTTCTATAATTGATCATAAATACCACTTTCACATAATGTGTGAATTACATAACATTGTCAAAATTTTATCCTACAAAAAATTACTAAAGGAACACAATAATCTGAAAAAAGTGCA
Coding sequences within it:
- the LOC123895370 gene encoding peptidyl-prolyl cis-trans isomerase CYP37, chloroplastic: MAYPLSSSFNTRLPFFHRTTSPTLTTLPPPSRIFCFSKNHHILTKEQRDDENSIGISERIMKQLKSVIPILIASTVQLSFMFPLVDSVPYVSSPAAKAILYSPDTKVPRTGEVALRRAIPANANMKAIQETLEDISYLLRIPQRKPYGTMEGNVKKVLKMAVNEKDSILASIPDELKEKASLVHQTLIDGKGGLQVLLQSIKEQDADKVSVNLQSTLDIVADLETLQAPGLSFLLPGQYMQYPWLSGRGTVEFVIEKGDGSTFSPVRGEEKKTATIQVVLDGYSAPLTAGNFAKLVMDGAYNGIKLSCANQAILSENGVDKSSGYSVPLEIMPAGQFEPLYRTTLSVQDGELPVLPLSVYGAVAMAHNEDSEEYSSPYQFFFYLYDKRNAGLGGISFDEGQFSVFGYTTIGRDILPQIKTGDIIRSATLIEGQDRLVLPK